A portion of the Thunnus albacares chromosome 5, fThuAlb1.1, whole genome shotgun sequence genome contains these proteins:
- the LOC122982710 gene encoding galanin receptor type 1-like, translated as METLGQQVNSSDLGQMNRADEVLIKALVPILDGLILVTGLVGQILVITILTGRRRRDGQPPHGTDTLLLALSAADLLLLLCLPFHTSAITLGCWPFGSFLCKAISFLGVACSSASVFTLAALAVTRYLTVVHPTWVYRSRMHRRIKLMVALLWVPASALAAPQFAFRTVTMSNAVYCFAFLSDFSQLVYSIALFLFGFALPLGIIVLMYAKIYCFLRHARKLGNAPQLERYQSQVTHTSALLVLVFTLLWLPSYALMFSFIGGTINVSPGYKTIAILARLLSSSAAVVNPVLYGFMSQKFRRDLLELGRGRWAGCKSCLIGCPHVMGRDMVQPFELDTSSERGQN; from the coding sequence ATGGAGACTTTGGGGCAGCAAGTAAACAGCAGTGATTTGGGCCAAATGAACAGGGCAGATGAAGTTTTGATTAAGGCTTTGGTACCCATTCTGGATGGGCTAATTCTGGTGACCGGCCTGGTGGGTCAAATCTTGGTCATCACCATCCTAActggcaggaggaggagagacggTCAACCCCCGCATGGTACAGACACTCTGCTGCTGGCCCTGAGTGCTgctgatctgctgctgctgctctgcctgCCCTTCCACACCTCCGCCATCACCCTGGGATGCTGGCCCTTCGGCAGCTTCCTGTGCAAAGCCATCAGCTTCCTGGGTGTGGCCTGCTCGTCTGCATCAGTCTTTACCCTGGCAGCTTTGGCTGTGACGCGCTACCTCACAGTGGTACACCCCACCTGGGTGTACCGTTCAAGAATGCACCGACGCATAAAGCTGATGGTAGCTTTGCTCTGGGTCCCTGCCTCGGCTTTGGCAGCACCACAGTTTGCCTTCCGCACAGTTACCATGTCCAACGCTGTGTACTGTTTTGCCTTCCTGTCTGACTTCAGCCAGCTTGTCTACAGCATCGCCCTCTTCCTGTTTGGCTTCGCTCTACCGCTGGGCATCATTGTATTGATGTATGCCAAGATCTACTGTTTTCTTCGGCACGCACGGAAGCTTGGGAATGCCCCCCAGCTGGAGCGCTATCAGAGCCAGGTCACTCACACTTCAGCTCTCCTTGTACTGGTCTTCACTCTCCTCTGGCTGCCCTCCTACGCGCTCATGTTCTCCTTCATAGGAGGAACCATTAATGTCTCACCCGGCTATAAGACTATTGCCATCCTGGCCAGACTGTTGTCATCCTCAGCAGCAGTGGTAAATCCTGTACTTTATGGATTTATGTCTCAGAAGTTTAGAAGAGACTTACTAGAGCTGGGTAGAGGGCGCTGGGCAGGGTGTAAAAGCTGTCTGATTGGTTGTCCTCATGTGATGGGCAGGGACATGGTACAGCCCTTTGAGCTGGACACAAGCTCAGAGAGAGGGCAAAACTGA